TTGTTTTCATTATTTAGTGGCTTGTTTAGTTCTATGTGCACTGAGAGAATAACTACCTATGTTGTTAGTTGTTTTCAGTAATGAAGAGCTTGTTTGTCGCATTGTTTTTTGAACTTACGGCTAACCAGCAGCCGTCATGTTCAGCAGAGGCTCCACTTTGTAAGACAGCTGCTGTAGGTATCAGTGGCAACTGCTACAGGCGAAGAGATTTAGAGAAGCTTGCAAActaatgcattttcaaagtGAAGCAAAACTTATAAATGATCATAGCATTATTTTTAACAAGAAGATAATAAGGTTTTCGTAAAAATGTTTCAAATGGTGGaagtgaaaaagaaaacaaactttGGTGTTATATATCGAAACTACAATGGGAAGAGTTCCGAaactttagggggtgtttggatagcaggtgctaaactagtgttacatcggatgttcggatgctaattaggaggactaaacatgagctaattataaaactaattgcacagatggagtctaattcgcgagacgaatctattaagcctaattaatccatcattagcacatgtttactgtagcatcacattgtcaaatcatgaactaattaggcttaatagattcgtctcgcaaattagtctccatctgtgcaattaattttgtaattagtctatatttaatatttctaattagaaTCTAAacatatctaaatattcgatgtgatagaaattttaggagtgaCTAAAGAAACAATCACCCTCTTATAAACTTCAAACAGCTACCCGTCTTCATGGCCAGAGCAGCAAATGCACCACAGATACTGTTCACCGAGGTCTGCAGGCCTCATAGTTTAGACTCTGCATAGTTGTTGGTCGTTTAGAGGTCATCTCCTATTGCTGCCAGTAGCCCATGCTGGCATTTAGTGGTGTTTGGGCCAAGTTTGCATTTGGGCCATGAACCAGTTGTATTCATTCTCGTAAGTAACCCAGTATACTAACGTGGGCTCATGTATCAGTGACGGGTCTAAActatatttttctgaatttgcTTCGTGATTTCTCCTCGTCTTCTTCCTATGCTGCCTGACTGAGTGCCTGTCGCTTGAAAATAAGAGGATGAAATAGATGTTCCTACCAACTTGTAAGGCTGGCCTTATTGTGATGCAAGAACTACACCCGCTTCTCCCGGCGCGCTTTGTTGCAACCTTCACTACTTTTGCATCACTGTTTGTGTTTGGGGTTTAAGGGGTGTGACACTTAGTAATGCATAAGAAACGGTCACTCAATGCCCGACATGACAGAGAAGTTGGACGTGCTCTCGTGGGGATTCACGGCATGGGATCGGAGGGCCTGAGGGGGCGCACCAAGAGAGGTGGGCGTGAAGGataggcggcggtggcggcagcagaTGGGTGTGGGGATGCGCACGGCCGAAAGGGGCGGCGGTGCTAGGGTTATCAGCAGGAGAAGTGTCGGATGCAATCTTAATCTCGTGATATCATctagagattttttttagataaaggataaAAACATCCTGCCTCTATATCCACACTTGGATAGTTCTTAGACTCCAATTCTCAAAATTGAAAAAACACAACAAACTAGAGAAATAACAAAcactaagagggtgtttggttccaaggattaaagtttagtactatcacgtcgaatgtttagatactaattagaagtattaaatataggttaattacaaaactaattgcataaatgaaggctgattcgcgagatgaatctattaagcctaattagttcacgATTTGACCATGttatgctacagtaaatatgtgctaatcatggattaattaggcttaatagattcgtctcacaaattatcCACggcttatacaattagttttataattagttcacgtttagtccttctaattggtatccaaacatttgatgtgacccgaactaaaaagtagtccatggatccaaacacctttAAGAAAGAAAGCTAGAAGGACTAAGTTTCAACCTTCTTCTACATCCTTACTTTAAAATCATGCAGCAACAAATCTTCACATCTCATTTACTTAGAAACTCTTGATGTCAGAAACGTCCTGCAGTAGAACTCTCGGCTAATGCTTATCGATCCATGTCATGTAGGAACCGAACTGAGTCGATCTCGATCATGGCCTCGAGAATCCTCACTTCACACCTGCTAAGAAGACACGCAACGGGCTAAATGCATCAACGGCAGCAGGCAGCAATCTGGCCTAAGCTTCCAAGATGATGCCTCCAACTAGGGAACGATACAGAAGGTGCCGACGTCGCCTGAATCAGGATTTTCACCTAGGAAGCTCGCTCggcgaagaggaagaggggACACAAGATTGATGCATCCAAGGAGTTAATACGGCGCCCGAAGGCGGCGCCATCATCGACTTGCAAGTAGGCAGAGGCTTTCGCCTTAGTCTCGTTCCCCTGAGCACGGCTCAGAACGACCCGCCGCTGAAACCCGTTGCGGCCGCGATGACATGCCTCCCAAGCACACGAAGGTGGAGAAGCAACTAGAAAAACACCACATGCTTTAGAATGAAAGATTACTAATTTTCATGGTGGTTGCAGTTCTTACGTGGGCTATTTGGTATACGTGTAATGATTTGGTTTATGAGAAAAATAGTTTACCTCTGTTTAAGGTTATTTTTAAGGGAGCATATTAGTTATGATTCTGCTCTCTATTGCAGTGCAAGGAAAAAAATCCATTCAGCAAGCAAACAAGAATGGATAgagaaataataataaattttatatgtatatatatatatatatatattctaatAGATATTAATGTGGCTGTACATATTCTAATAGATATCCATCCTATTCCAACCACCGGTCTCTCCCAGCTGTGGTCACAACCAAGTGCCATTTGTGCCAAAACTGATCCTCTTGTCTCTTCAATCCACGGCGCCTATTTCAGCTACAGTCACTTTTCACTGCCCTCCGAGATAAATTCATCACCCTGTAAAAATTTCGAACGACGACGATTTCAAAATCCGCGATTGGGACAACTCAAAATTTGGGCGCGCACACAGGGACACAAAACTGTCAAACTCGAGGAGGCATGCAGCCTTTTGCGTTTGTTTTATTTGCCAGCCGTGATATGTGCCCTGCATATATACTGCCATGCACATGCACTGTGCTTATTTTGTTCCGATCACCTTTCTGCACTGAGAGACATCCTGTTCCCAGTCAGGCTGCTCTGTTGCTCAGTCAGTCGCGCTCAGTGAAAGATGCTACATTGCTAGTAACATGTTTCATGTTTCGAAAGAAAGACTTAGCGTGCGCAGAAGAGAACAAAACAGACTGCAGAAAATGTAAGGGCAAGAGACAATGCTATTTTGCACGGGAGTCAATTAATAAGCCTGGAATTAGTGCTTAAACATGCCCGGTTGACTGATGGTGCTATGATTGTCTTATTGTCGTAGTTGCCTATATGTTGTGGCCCTTGGAGGGCCCTTGCTCTGTGCagttgtagtttttttttacgTCATCTATTTCAGTTGTAGACCACTCCTTATTCAATTTTGTCACTAGTTTTCTGAGGAGGAGAAAAAAGTTACAAAGTGTGCCCTTTACACCCATCCATTCTCACAAAAGGTGGGTCGGGCCCCCATATTTTCAGTCAGATGATTAGTGACTTTGCAAAACTGCAGTAGCAAGCAGGGTAAATACATGTCAACCGATGACTTTTCGGAGCTGCCTAgtgtaatactccctccgttccaaattgtagatcgttttagcttttttaggtttatagatattattatgcatctagatatacactatatctagatgcataataatatctatgaacttaaaaagctaaaacgatctatatctagatgcataataatatatatgaatctaaaaagctaaaacgatctacaatttggaacggagggagtaacaagGATAGAGATAACACAAGAAACGACCATTCATCTTGTAAAAAATGTAGCAATGCTGTGAAATTTTTTGAGTTTTCACTtaggttccttttttttttcttaacgcAACTAGCTCACCAAAACTAGACAAATATCGATCAAAACTTTTGTAGTGCAGCCCTCAATGAAAAGCTAATGACCAGATGGAAAATTGTGACATGTAGGGTGGTGTGAGATCTTGACTAATAAGAAATCATTCTATACATTACTttcttcatcccaaattatagatcgttgtGGCTTTTCTATATTCATAAAATTTGCTACGCatttagatatatagcaaaaactatgaatctagaaaaaaacaaaacgacttataatttgggataaaGGGAGTACCTCCGAATATGCTTGCCTATATTTTTTATTGACATAATCTAAATTAAGATATACCATGCTAGTAATAAAGACATGTGGCATATGCCAGCTGAGCTGGTGTCCATAAGTTTCCTCCTTGGCCAGGCTTCCCTCTTCtagcaataaaataaaatgtaacTCCTGTTCTTTCAACACTTCTGAAGAAGTAGTAGGATATAGGAGCAGTTTTGAAGTCAACGGTTGACAGCTCACGTGAAGAAAAGAATTTATAGTTGACGATGAAATTAAGGAAAGGTGAGACTAAAGTTACCTGAAAAATATAGGCGATTGACACATATTGTGAGATAGCATAAGAACCTAAAATGACACGTCTTTGGAAAGTGATTcgaaaaagagagagaacaaAGTGGTCTTGTACTCCCTTCATTTCAAAATATAGgtagttttagcttttctagatatatagattttgctacgcACCTAAACATaaccctatatttaggtgcatagtaaaatttatgtatctataaaagctaaaataacctacattttgaaacgaaAAGAAACGATATTAACCCTACAGACCTACACTAACTGTTTGTGGATCTATCTGTTAGCCACAATGGTCTTAGTGTGCACAACGCATCCCCTCCCAACCAAACGAAATCCTGAAGCTACCACTATTAGCAGCGGTAGCACCACATCGTgctagctactccctccgttccaaattgtaggtcgttttgacttttttacatttatagatattattatgtatatagatataacttttctagattcatagatattattatatctaaatatataataatatttatgaatttagaaaagttagaGGAAACAGCTCGGACAAGCCTCTCACTCTCCCAGCGCCATGTGCCACCCCGATCCACTTGCGGTGGGTCCACCTGGACGATGACGGGGTGCCATTAAGATAATCAGACAAGCAAAACTGAGCTGGTCCGggaccaaaccaaacacacacaCGCTGACACTATCTCACTCCCACTGACTCGCTCAGCTCGTCCTCGTCACCTAGCTAGCCCAACCATAGCAAGTGTGTTTGTTTCTGTGAcctccaaaaagaaaaaaaaagtccgTTTTTTCACTACACTCCAACCCCAAGACGGGGGAGGTGGAGTGGCCCACCGCGGCTCGAATAGAGAAATCCGTGCCCGCAGAGCACGGAAGCAGCCGCAGCGCTCCAAGAAAAATGCTACGCGCACGCGAGCCATCCCGCGTGAGAACACGTGGCGTATTTTCAGTGACCGTGACGTCCGGGACCGCGTTGCCAGCAAGGATATGCAAGCGATCTGTGTACGCGGCAAGGGTGGGTGTAGCGGAAACCGGAAACGCCCCCAGCATTTAATCAGTTCATCTAACGCCGCCGATTAACTCCGCCAACGTGCAACGGGCGGGGGGGTCCCCTCCCGCACCGTCCCGTGTTCCGGCTCGTCTCACTGGTCAGTGGGTccacccgtgtcgggcccagaGTGCAGTGACGGCGCGCGGTTTGCCTGCGAGGTGGGCCCTGCGATTTGGCCCTGAGCCGGTGAGCCCTGAGGTCCCTGGGCCGTTGCTGTGTGCTCTGCGCTCGtcttgttcctcttcctccctccccacccCCTTCACTTCCCTCCCGAATCCATCCACCAGATACTCTCCATCCAATAATAAAGGGTGGGAGATTTAGGGAGAGGTGGGAAGGACAGCCGCCGACCGCGAGGTcgctctcccgcgccgccgccgggatccCGGCCGCATTGCGCGTCTCGTCGTCGCTGTTCTTCTAGGAGCGGGGGCGGGGCCGGCGACTTGCTGATTCGTCGGCGGTTTCGCTTCGCCGGTTTGCTCCTCCTCTAGCGTGGGAGAGAGGTTGGCCGGAGCTCGGAGGCGGGTTCCTCGGCGTTGGGCCGGTTTTCTGCTGCCTGCTGTTGGCTCCGGAGTGGTTCAGATCAGGGAGGGCGGGTCGTGAGGTGAGAGCTCCTCTCGTCTTCGGTCGTTTTGATTGATGCGTGCTTAGGGACTGTGGCTCAAGCTTAATCTTCATCCAGGTGGTTGCACTCTCCGGGCACGGTGTACATCGAGAACGGATTTGGTGAAAAGGGCATCGGAATCCTGCGCCCAAAAAGGTACAATCACCACTTTATGTATTACGCAGGGCTCATGCCTTTTTTCTCCACTTTTTCATGCCCCTTTCTGAGAATGTGGCATTAAAAACTCTGAAATCTATAGTGCCCCGCGGAGTTAATGTTGTTGCTGCCATCAGTTTAATTTCTTCCCGTGCGAGTATTAGTTTGGTTAAATTGTCCTGCACCAGAAACCGCGTACCATCTCAAGATCTACCAACCTCTATTTCTCAGAATGCTTGGTTTCCTTGCTCACCATACTGTTCAGTAAAGCGTCATGCTGGGATCATTCACCCAGCAACACTGGATGTGAGGGAGGAGGTGTTGGGTTGATGTTCTTGAGCATGAACAGATGGCCTCACCATCATGCTCACCTCATCAACCTAGATATGGAGTCAAATGGTTAAGGAGGACGAAGAGGATTTGTTCATCTGTTTTGGTTTATATTTTCATGGTGAGTGGGGGTGGGATACTTGGTTTACAGTGAAGCACTTGGGGGATAAAGACTTTTTCTCTCTGTGAAAATGTCGAAAAGCCTGTCAAGCAAGTTTGAATTAGGTGGCACCAGATTTTCTGGTGCTGCTTACCTTGAATGCCAGGATTGTGctgcttgtgagttgtgactgcTGTGTTCTTCTTTTTAGGGTCTGACCACCGTAACAAGCTATGAGATTGCTCAATGGAACTTTTCTAAACCAAGAACCAAATAACAGCAGCAGGACTAGTGTCTGACTTTTTATGGAAGTTTAATAACGAACTTGGATATAGATTTATGTTGGGTCCTATGTGTTAAGTCTTCCTCTCCATCTTGTGCGGTGTTCTTTATATCATTTCATCAGCATATAATTTTCAAGACATCACAGATTTGTTTCATTTTATATGCAGGCGCCaagttcttcctcctgctgatGTAGCAACCTTTACTCACAGTTGATCCTTGGTATTTTGATACTTCAAGATGGAACAAGTTTCAGTGAGTTGCTTGCTGCTGTTAATTACAATCGCATTGGTTTCAAAATCAGTATTTTGTCAAAACTGAAGCACTGACATGTTAATTTTTTGATCAAATTGTGTAGCTTGGCAACAGATACAAGGAGTGCAGGCCACGAAGAACTAGCAGCTGTCAAACAAAAATACTTGTTGGAAAGGATGTATTAAATGAACTAGAGCAAAGGCGTTCATCACCCAGTGTGATTGCAAAACTGATGGGAATTGAGGTGCTGCCACCTTCTAGTGTAGTCCATAGTCGGCCTCAAGAATTCAAGGATGTGTTTGAAGTGTCAGAGGAGCCACCAGAGGCTGTCGCAAAGGAGAGGTCCCACCATTTCCCGAAAGGCTTGCCAAGCTTGAAACAAAGAGCGTTAAGATTAAAAAGGCTTATGCCATCAAAAACTGTCTATAGAGATGATAAACATGATTGTCGTGTGGAGTGCACAGAGGGCTTGGCTTGCTTGAACTCAGTGGAAATAAATAACCCTTTATTTGAGAAGTGCCCTCATGACATGAACTATTCTGCAAATTATCAGCATGAGAACAATACATCAAGTGTTTGCACGACGTACCCTGTGGGTTTAGCCAATTCTTCACTCAGCAATTTCAGACTTTTGTCAAGAGCAAAAATTGAAGATTTCAACAGCATTGTAGTTTTGGAGCCATGCTTGGAAAAAGGCCATGATCCAGAAAACGTTTTTTCCATTCCATACCTTTCTCCTGTTAATAAGAACAGCAGGAGAGCCATGAAACACAAGCAATCTGAGTTTGCTGTGATGGAGAATGGAAGAGTTCGGCAACATTTGATAGGTACCGAAGATATTAATGTGCCTAGAATTAGGAAAGAAAGATTCTTGACTAGTGACTCCATTGATCCACAGCAAATTGAACAAGAAGCATCATTTCATCAGCTTGGCAATATTGATGCGAGCTGTTCTGGATCATCTCAGAGGTATTCTTGTGGTAATGATAACTTTAGGCAAACTAACAGGTCATCATCAAACAGTGCATTGTCGAAAATACGCCGTCATGCAGAATCAGCTGTTGGTTCGAAAACTCTTGCAGAAATGTTCGCTTTATCTGATTCTGAAAGATTGAAGCTAAATTCGGACTTGCATTCTCCTATTCAACGCAATAAGACTAACCATGGTGATGGTCATAGCAAGGATGGATGCTTTATAGTTCTACCAAAGCATGCACCTCTGCTGTCTATTCGACACTCAATGGACAGGAATTCTTGCTTGGAAGGTTCCTCTCAGGGTAAAAATAATCCAATTGCATCAAATAGTCATAACAATGGTAAGTGTCAGTTTGATTCTTTCGGGGATAAAGCAAGACTGCTGAAGCAAATTGGCAATGGCAGTGAAGCTAACTTGAGGAATTCTTCCTGTTCCCAAAATCTTACGGCAGACAACTTTTCAACTCCTGATTGCTCAAATGAAAAAGTATTGTTCACAACAGATGAAGATTTAGTGCAACAACCTGCTGAATCTGAAGCTTCAGGGTTGAACTTGCAGTTTTCTAGGAAAAAACGGGTATGTGTCCTTGCGTCCATGAATTTAAAGAACCAAAAGTAAAGGGAGTCTACCTGAGGATAGTTTTTACTCGTATGCTCACTGAATTATGGTTACCATTAGAAATCATCTACTGTAAACTCACTTCCAAATCTTATACTTTTCAGTTAGAGATATGTTTCATGTTCTGATAGTTTTTTAATGGTAGTAAGTTTTAGCGCTTTTTGCTCTTTTATTAGTTCTGGAGCCGATTTTTTTAATGGTTCTTTCATGTTCTGGAGCTGTTTGTTGTACTCATGTTAAATTTGAAGTACCTGCTGTATACTCATCCAATTGTTTCCTGGTGTGTTTTAGGTGAAAAGATTGCCTTTCCATTGTCACGAGTATGAATCAATATCTGTTTCGGATGATACTGATGGTACAAAGTCTTGTAAAGGCTTAAAAGAGGTTGAACAGCCAAGCCCAGTGTCCATCCTTGAGCCTCCAACTGATGAAGATAGTTGTTTTTCAGGATGTTTCAAGTATGACTTGCAAGAGATGACTAGTAAGTGAGACAAACTTAACCTTTCCCCAGTAAAACAAAGGAAAAGGCTGCACTGCAGTCATGTTTACTTTTAAGGTTAAATAATTTCTGAATCAAAGGTTATGATCGTTGGCACCTTAGCCAATCATTTTAGGTAACTAGAATATTTAGATAGTTCTTGTTTAGATCCTAATCTGTGGCACTAAAATGAAACATTCTTAAAACGAATTTAAAATCTGCCAAAACAGGAGAGTACATAGTGCATGACAAAGAGTCCTCAAACCAATCTTTCTTCAGAAATTTTCAGCTTCTTGGTTTTCTTAACACAAGcttctctcttttcctttggTGTAGAGAAACAAAGTGATGGTCACCAAAATCATTATGAACCTGAAGTTTCCATGTGTAGTGATGATGAAGACCATTCTTCTTACCAATCTTTGGAAGCATTTCAGGTCGAGGAAGACAGGGACTTCTCATATCTCCTTGACATACTTATATGCTCTGGTATCATAGTTGCTGACTGGCAGCTCATTTGCAAATCATGGTACTTGCCTGGTTACCCTGTTGGCCCTCATGTCTTTGATAGGCTTGAAAGGAATTACAACAAAATCGTCACATGGGCAAAGCCTGAGAGGAGGCTTCTGTTTGACCTCGTGAATTCGATCCTTTCCAAGGTACTCGCACCATGTATTGATGTGCACCCATGGGTGCAGTCTAGCAGACACTGTGTGCCTCTTTGGGGCCCTGAAGGGCCTGTTGAGAAGGTCTGGCAGACGGTTGTTAGGCAGCGGGAAGATTGTGTTACAGGGCATCCTGATGAGATGGTTCTTGATACAAACTGGCTTGAATTAGGCAACGACATCAATATGCTGGGGAAGCAGATAGCCAGGATGTTACTCGCCGACCTCTTGGAAGAAGACATAGTGGACTTCCTAGGAGAGTTGGTAGTTTCATGAGGACCCAACTAAGAGCTTCACCAATGGTAGCAGAGTGCTGTGGCAACATGGGGTTTGCCCGAACTTCAAGCAGATATGCTGAAGTCTGTAACGGCTTTTCAAGTGCACAGATGCTGCATTTTTNNNNNNNNNNNNNNNNNNNNNNNNNNNNNNNNNNNNNNNNNNNNNNNNNNNNNNNNNNNNNNNNNNNNNNNNNNNNNNNNNNNNNNNNNNNNNNNNNNNNACCTATTGTAGGTATTCTGGACTCTGTAGTAACAGCCTGACAGGATCTGTACTATCCAACACTTTGATCTGTGTAGTAAACTAGATATGTGAGCTACATTGCTAGAAGATCATACCTATCCGTCATCTAGGTTTGAGGATGTTAGTTAATATTTAGGATTCAGTATTTGCTAATGTGCAGCACATATTAGAGGATGCTAACATCCAGAGTCTTTGAATTCGGCATGTAATCGCCAGTTGCAGAATATACAGACCAGGAAAGAAGATGTGAGGATCTGAGTTTTGTCCCCCTTTGTATTTTGTATCTCACTAGTCAAATGTACGTGCTACGGCACACAAAACAAACCTACATGCCATATATAGTTCATGTGTTTGATATCATAGAGGAAATGCAAATAATACAAATAGAAATGTAGATAGTTATTGTGATATATTGGACGATGGGTTTATGTTCAGTGAGGTGGATAAATAAAGCAGAGTGTAGATGTACAATAGTGATGATTGCAGGGACATCGTCATCAGCAACTCAAATGTTTCAAGTAGTCGAGAAGGGAGATATACATGCTCTGGAAACCTTTGCAACTTTTTGTTAAACTAAGATTCTATACTTCCTGGTAGTATGGTAGGAGTAGTAGTATGGTAGGAGTATCATGTACGTTGGTTCAGCTTCCTATCCATTTTCGAGATCCGTGCATTGTATTGCTTAGGAAATATTATGTCCCATTGTAGTATTTGCTTTATATCCTGTCGGATGCTATATGGTTCACTTTTTTTTGATGCATATGCCTCCTGTCGCAAGTGAAACAGGGATGGGAGGGCGACCAAAAGCCAATACCAGGCCATTTGAAAGTTTGAAagcctccttcctcctctccggtCACACCGGA
This sequence is a window from Setaria italica strain Yugu1 chromosome III, Setaria_italica_v2.0, whole genome shotgun sequence. Protein-coding genes within it:
- the LOC101773891 gene encoding uncharacterized protein LOC101773891 isoform X2, with translation MEQVSLGNRYKECRPRRTSSCQTKILVGKDVLNELEQRRSSPSVIAKLMGIEVLPPSSVVHSRPQEFKDVFEVSEEPPEAVAKERSHHFPKGLPSLKQRALRLKRLMPSKTVYRDDKHDCRVECTEGLACLNSVEINNPLFEKCPHDMNYSANYQHENNTSSVCTTYPVGLANSSLSNFRLLSRAKIEDFNSIVVLEPCLEKGHDPENVFSIPYLSPVNKNSRRAMKHKQSEFAVMENGRVRQHLIGTEDINVPRIRKERFLTSDSIDPQQIEQEASFHQLGNIDASCSGSSQRYSCGNDNFRQTNRSSSNSALSKIRRHAESAVGSKTLAEMFALSDSERLKLNSDLHSPIQRNKTNHGDGHSKDGCFIVLPKHAPLLSIRHSMDRNSCLEGSSQGKNNPIASNSHNNDNFSTPDCSNEKVLFTTDEDLVQQPAESEASGLNLQFSRKKRVKRLPFHCHEYESISVSDDTDGTKSCKGLKEVEQPSPVSILEPPTDEDSCFSGCFKYDLQEMTKKQSDGHQNHYEPEVSMCSDDEDHSSYQSLEAFQVEEDRDFSYLLDILICSGIIVADWQLICKSWYLPGYPVGPHVFDRLERNYNKIVTWAKPERRLLFDLVNSILSKVLAPCIDVHPWVQSSRHCVPLWGPEGPVEKVWQTVVRQREDCVTGHPDEMVLDTNWLELGNDINMLGKQIARMLLADLLEEDIVDFLGELVVS
- the LOC101773891 gene encoding uncharacterized protein LOC101773891 isoform X1 — translated: MEQVSLGNRYKECRPRRTSSCQTKILVGKDVLNELEQRRSSPSVIAKLMGIEVLPPSSVVHSRPQEFKDVFEVSEEPPEAVAKERSHHFPKGLPSLKQRALRLKRLMPSKTVYRDDKHDCRVECTEGLACLNSVEINNPLFEKCPHDMNYSANYQHENNTSSVCTTYPVGLANSSLSNFRLLSRAKIEDFNSIVVLEPCLEKGHDPENVFSIPYLSPVNKNSRRAMKHKQSEFAVMENGRVRQHLIGTEDINVPRIRKERFLTSDSIDPQQIEQEASFHQLGNIDASCSGSSQRYSCGNDNFRQTNRSSSNSALSKIRRHAESAVGSKTLAEMFALSDSERLKLNSDLHSPIQRNKTNHGDGHSKDGCFIVLPKHAPLLSIRHSMDRNSCLEGSSQGKNNPIASNSHNNGKCQFDSFGDKARLLKQIGNGSEANLRNSSCSQNLTADNFSTPDCSNEKVLFTTDEDLVQQPAESEASGLNLQFSRKKRVKRLPFHCHEYESISVSDDTDGTKSCKGLKEVEQPSPVSILEPPTDEDSCFSGCFKYDLQEMTKKQSDGHQNHYEPEVSMCSDDEDHSSYQSLEAFQVEEDRDFSYLLDILICSGIIVADWQLICKSWYLPGYPVGPHVFDRLERNYNKIVTWAKPERRLLFDLVNSILSKVLAPCIDVHPWVQSSRHCVPLWGPEGPVEKVWQTVVRQREDCVTGHPDEMVLDTNWLELGNDINMLGKQIARMLLADLLEEDIVDFLGELVVS